One window of Marmota flaviventris isolate mMarFla1 chromosome 5, mMarFla1.hap1, whole genome shotgun sequence genomic DNA carries:
- the LOC114080827 gene encoding olfactory receptor 2G2-like produces the protein MWMQRGVNESGPAGFILVGFSDHPRLQRVLFVTILALYLLTALGNSAIILVSRLEPRLHTPMYFFLSHLSLLDLSFSSSVVPQLLVNLWDPFKTISYGGCVAQLCVSLALGSTECVLLAVMSYDRYVAVCRPLHYTVLMHPRLCHSLAAAAWLSGVATTLVQSTLTLRLPFCGHRHVDHFFCEVPVLIKLACVDTSFNEAELFVASVLFLVLPLSLILVSYGHIAQAVLRIRSAAGRRKAFGTCSSHLLVVTIFYGTIIFMYLQPARSRSKDQGKFVSLFYTVVTPVLNPLIYTLRNEEVKGALKRVLEKVLGVSCT, from the coding sequence ATGTGGATGCAGAGGGGTGTCAACGAGAGCGGCCCGGCAGGCTTCATCCTGGTGGGGTTCTCGGACCACCCTCGGCTGCAGAGGGTTCTGTTTGTGACCATCTTGGCCTTGTACCTGCTCACCGCCTTGGGGAACTCTGCCATCATCCTGGTGTCCCGCCTGGAGCCCCGGCTGCacacgcccatgtacttcttcctctcccaccTGTCCCTCCTGGACCTCAGCTTCAGCAGCAGTGTCGTGCCCCAGCTCCTGGTCAACTTGTGGGATCCCTTCAAAACCATCTCCTACGGCGGCTGCGTGGCTCAGCTCTGCGTCTCCCTCGCGCTGGGGTCCACCGAGTGTGTCctcctggctgtcatgtcctACGATCGCTATGTTGCCGTCTGCCGTCCCCTCCATTACACTGTCTTGATGCACCCCCGCCTCTGTCACTCCCTGGCGGCTGCCGCGTGGCTCAGCGGAGTGGCCACCACCCTGGTACAGTCCACCCTCACCCTGCGGCTGCCCTTCTGTGGGCATCGCCACGTGGaccacttcttctgtgaggtCCCCGTGCTCATCAAGCTGGCCTGTGTGGACACCTCCTTCAACGAGGCTGAGCTCTTTGTGGCCAGCGTCCTGTTCCTGGTGCTGCCCCTGTCGCTCATCCTGGTGTCCTACGGCCACATTGCCCAGGCCGTGCTGAGGATCAGGTCGGCTgctggcaggaggaaggcctTCGGGACCTGCTCCTCCCACCTGCTGGTGGTCACCATCTTCTACGGGACCATCATCTTCATGTACCTGCAGCCGGCCCGGAGCCGATCCAAGGACCAGGGCAAGTTTGTCTCCCTGTTCTACACGGTGGTGACGCCCGTGCTCAACCCTCTGATTTACACTCTGAGGAATGAGGAGGTTAAAGGGGCACTGAAGAGGGTCCTAGAGAAGGTCCTGGGAGTAAGTTGTACATGA
- the LOC114080821 gene encoding olfactory receptor 2G6-like gives MGGANDSLLSGFLLLGFSDQPQLERALFGVVLLLYLMTLLGNSAIILVSFLDPKLHTSMYFFLSHLSFLDLCFTTGILPQLLVHLGGSDKSISYGGCVAQLCVSLALGSTECVLLAVMSYDRYVAVCRPLHYTLLMHPRLCHSLVATAWLSGVATTLVQSTLTLRLPFCGHRHVDHFFCEVPVLIKLACVDTSFNEAELFVASVLFLVLPLSLILVSYGHIAQAVLRIRSAAGRRKAFGTCSSHLLVVTIFYGTIIFMYLQPARSRSKDQGKFVSLFYTVVTPVLNPLIYTLRNQEVKMALRKLWGRPYD, from the coding sequence ATGGGGGGTGCCAACGACAGCCTCCTCTCTGGGTTCCTTCTGCTGGGGTTCTCAGACCAGCCTCAGTTGGAGCGGGCCCTCTTTGGGGTCGTCCTGCTCCTTTACCTCATGACTCTTCTTGGCAACTCCGCCATCATCCTGGTGTCCTTCCTGGACCCCAAGCTCCACACgtccatgtacttcttcctctcccaccTGTCCTTCCTGGACCTCTGCTTCACCACTGGTATCCTTCCTCAGCTCCTAGTCCACCTGGGGGGCTCAGACAAGTCCATCTCCTATGGCGGCTGCGTGGCTCAGCTCTGCGTCTCCCTCGCACTGGGGTCCACTGAATGTGTCCTCCTGGCCGTCATGTCCTACGATCGCTATGTTGCCGTCTGCCGCCCGCTACACTACACTCTTCTCATGCACCCCCGCCTCTGTCACTCCCTGGTGGCCACAGCGTGGCTCAGCGGAGTGGCCACCACCCTGGTACAGTCCACCCTCACCCTGCGGCTGCCCTTCTGTGGGCATCGCCACGTGGaccacttcttctgtgaggtCCCCGTGCTCATCAAGCTGGCCTGTGTGGACACCTCCTTCAACGAGGCTGAGCTCTTTGTGGCCAGCGTCCTGTTCCTGGTGCTGCCCCTGTCGCTCATCCTGGTGTCCTACGGCCACATTGCCCAGGCCGTGCTGAGGATCAGGTCGGCTgctggcaggaggaaggcctTCGGGACCTGTTCCTCCCACCTGCTGGTGGTCACCATCTTCTACGGGACCATCATCTTCATGTACCTGCAGCCGGCCCGGAGCCGATCCAAGGACCAGGGCAAGTTTGTCTCCCTGTTCTACACGGTGGTGACGCCCGTGCTCAACCCTCTGATTTACACTCTGAGGAACCAGGAGGTGAAGATGGCACTGAGGAAACTCTGGGGAAGACCTTATGATTGA